GGAACCCAAATAAGCCGAAGGATTGATTTTATGCCAAGGAAGTTATCCATGAAATTACAGCAGCTCTCCATCCCGCTTGAAAATTCCCCCGGTCGGCTGCATGAGGTCACCCGGGCGCTGGGGGATGCCGGGATCAACCTGCGGGCGCACTGTATATGCGACTCGGCCCACGATTTCGGCGTGCTGCGGATTCTGGTCTCGGATCTGGCGGCGGCGCGCGCGGTCATCATGGAAAAATATATTCCGGCCCGAGTTGAAGATGTAGTCGCGGTCGAGATTGAAGACGTCCCCGGAAGTCTGGCGGATCTGCTCGGTTTTTTTCTGGGGACCAGAGTCAATGTGGAATACATGTACGCCGTCGCCGGAGCGAATCTGGAAAAGGCCGTGATGGTTTTTCGGTTCAATGCCATCGATCAGGCGCTCGAAATTCTGCAAAAGAATGGGATCAGACTGCTCGATGCAAAATCGTTCGGCATTCTGGTGAAATAGGTTAACGATTTCAAGGATAGAACTTTTGCCACAGAATCGACGGGCCAGGTCTTGATCGCCTTTTTGATTCAGGGAGCTAGCAATGCAGGATAAAAGCAGTTACAGACCGCAGAAGTTCGCTGTTATCGGCGCTGGTCCGGTGGGGTGTATCGTGGCTGCGTTCCTCGCGCGCGGGGGCTACCAGGTGACGCTCTGTGATATTCAGCCGAGCCTGCTTGAGCCCGCGCTGAACCCTGGAATCGTTCTTTCTGGGGCCGAAGATTTTCAAGCACGGGTGACAAAAACCCTGACCCGGGTAGATGCCCTGGCCGAGGATCCCCCCGATGTGGTGATTGTAACAGTCAAGGCCACGGTGCTGCCGATCATCGCCTCGGCCCTGGAAGCGGTGGTCGGACCGGGACGTTATGTCGTCAGCTGGCAGAACGGAATCGACACCGAACTGGTACTGGCGGAACGGCTGGGGAAAAAACATGTCATGCGTGCGGTGGTTAACTACGGCTGCATCCTGGAGGGGCCGGCTGAAGTCAGGCTCGCTTTTCATCATCGGCCGCACTATCTGCAGGAGTTGGCGGCGGAATCGCGCGAGGCGGCTCTCGGGATCTGTCAGGCCTTGACCGCCTGTGGACTCGACACCCTGCACACCGACCAGATTCGCAACATGGTCTGGACCAAGACGGTCAATAACTCCTGCATGAATCCGGTCTGCGCCGTCACCGGCAAGACCATGTTCGAGGTCATCAATGATCCGATTGTCTTCAGTCTGGTCGAGGCGTTATTGAAAGAAGGGGTCAGGGTCGCGCGGGCGAATGAGCTTTTGCTGGGTGCGGATTTTTACCCGGAATGTCTCGACTATATCAAGGAGGCCGGTCAGCACAAACCGTCGATGTTGCAGGATATTGAAGCGAAACGGCGGACTGAAATCGATTATATCAATGG
Above is a genomic segment from Geopsychrobacter electrodiphilus DSM 16401 containing:
- a CDS encoding ketopantoate reductase family protein yields the protein MQDKSSYRPQKFAVIGAGPVGCIVAAFLARGGYQVTLCDIQPSLLEPALNPGIVLSGAEDFQARVTKTLTRVDALAEDPPDVVIVTVKATVLPIIASALEAVVGPGRYVVSWQNGIDTELVLAERLGKKHVMRAVVNYGCILEGPAEVRLAFHHRPHYLQELAAESREAALGICQALTACGLDTLHTDQIRNMVWTKTVNNSCMNPVCAVTGKTMFEVINDPIVFSLVEALLKEGVRVARANELLLGADFYPECLDYIKEAGQHKPSMLQDIEAKRRTEIDYINGKIMEYGERAGVPTPYNMVLRSLVKALEP